A window of Argopecten irradians isolate NY chromosome 1, Ai_NY, whole genome shotgun sequence contains these coding sequences:
- the LOC138335302 gene encoding ubiquitin carboxyl-terminal hydrolase 30-like translates to MPTCKTQVPTSVIKEYLHIEMNKTICDNPVCKANNECKRDIRKRFSSCGHKLCVICVSEQQHSYEDEVVCMAPACNPRQTEAMDITGIPNVGLTCYASCVLQVLGQTPKFTSMLREFANGTSKHGVAAHLDELLTHVNKAGNSQNLSVNWDSMNKLMHAIFTLDQSFQRYQENDCHSFIMSLFNALAKTDEDRKEKKPKPIENSFLDGTGMDETSNSRAEDSSEGRRSTSHEDGSTARRDDTCPTKLFESRIASKFKYSTCNHTENVADQLFYSLLLSATKDVTSIHCGLDLYFKSEDFTHNQVPCRECTKQDEHTTTSRTPLLSSAPQYLMIQLARFGEVCLNQTFNRILWITF, encoded by the exons ATGCCTACTTGTAAAACACAAGTGCCAACCAGCGTCATTAAGGAATATCTACATATCGAGATg AATAAAACCATCTGTGACAATCCCGTTTGTAAGGCAAACAACGAATGT AAGCGAGATATAAGGAAGAGATTTTCTTCCTGTGGACACAAACTATGTGTCATTTGTGTTTCGGAGCAACAACACAGCTACGAAGACGAAGTCGTATGTATGGCCCCCGCTTGT aaccCAAGACAAACAGAAGCGATGGATATAACT GGTATACCAAACGTCGGTTTGACATGCTACGCTAGTTGTGTACTGCAA GTTCTCGGACAGACACCAAAATTCACAAGCATGCTGCGCGAATTCGCCAACGGCACTAGTAAG CATGGCGTGGCAGCGCATTTGGATGAGCTTCTCACACATGTTAATAAGGCGGGAAACAGCCAAAACCTCAGCGTTAACTGGGATTCGATGAACAAACTGATGCACGCCATATTTACTTT GGATCAATCATTCCAACGATACCAGGAGAATGATTGTCATTCTTTCATCATGTCCTTGTTCAACGCCTTAGCGAAAACAGATGAAGATAGGAAGGAGAAGAAACCCAAACCTATTG AAAACTCATTTTTGGACGGAACCGGCATGGATGAAACATCCAATTCCAGGGCAGAAGACAGTTCGGAG GGTCGAAGATCCACATCACACGAAGACGGTAGTACTGCAAGAAGAGACG ATACCTGTCCCACCAAACTGTTTGAAAGCCGTATTGCCAGTAAATTCAAGTATAGTACTTGCAACCAC ACTGAAAATGTTGCTGATCAGCTGTTCTACTCCCTGCTGTTATCAGCAACAAAGGATGTG ACATCCATTCATTGTGGACTCGACTTATACTTCAAAAGTGAAGACTTCACACATAATCAAGTACCATGCAGAGAATGTACAAAACAGGACGAACACA CGACCACGTCTCGAACTCCTCTCTTGTCCTCAGCTCCTCAGTATTTGATGATACAGTTAGCACGATTCGGAGAGGTATGTCTTAATCAAACATTTAACAGAATACTTTGGATAACGTTCTAA